In the Populus trichocarpa isolate Nisqually-1 chromosome 8, P.trichocarpa_v4.1, whole genome shotgun sequence genome, CCATACATAGAAGCACATGGCTCAGGAAAATCGAAGGCCATAATATCATCAGATAGAAGAGAAGCAATGTTATTGTAATATTTATCAAGTCAGTGATTGTGTCTGCTGAGAATAAAAccagagaaaaacaagaaatgaagATGTGGGTTTTGTAGTTAGACTGTCAGAGAAATCAGGGACCAATCTATGGCCCTGGCTTTAGAATATGATGCACATTTCTGCAACTAGCGAGACATGGATCATGTTTCTGATACCTTGAAGTTGCTGCAACTTCTTTGTCACTTGGGGATGGACTAGTGGAAGCTCTCACAATCCATATGACTTTCCTGCATATCCTTATGTTTCAAGATCTTGCCAACCCTAGTTGGTATGAATACTTAGGCTGAAATAACCCAGCATTATGACAGTTTTCCCTGTAACGAAAGCCTAAGCCTATTCAAACAATGCATCAAATTGTTGTCTCTTATCTTGAAATGAAGAGCATCGATGTTATGTATCTTTAGATTTTCTGCACAACTTCAAAATCCAGCTGTTTGAATTCGAGAAAACTAACGCTAATCGTGCAGAAAGATTCTCTGTTACTTCCGAGAAATTATCAAATACATTAGCAGGATGCATTATTCTACATTGTAATTTTGGAGAAATGATTTGGGAAGAATATGATAAAAGTAGGATACGCattcaaaaaacaagaaatggagAAGGCGAGTTTATGGTGAAGGCTAGTGTCCTTAAGCTTGAGCATTCAAAATATTCATTCAACCAACCTCtcgacattttttttatatatataaattcaccTCTACATTTGCTTAACATTATTGGAGACATGCACATAAACAGATGATTCCTACAGGTTGGAAGTGAGTGTTGTTGAGGAGCAACAAGAACAATGACCAAACAGCGTAGCTTCCCCCCTTCACCAATATTCGAAATATTAATGACTCGAGAAGTTGGTGGCTATTGTCATAATTACCTCAATCGAAAAGGACTCTTCTCTACCTCCTAAATCAATGGAAGGGGACCTTGATTTGCAATTCTATAATCCTTCTTGTTtacttttcttgttcttttgtaAACTTTTCCATCCACCAGAACTAATATGATCGATGCCCTCTGTGATTCTCTCGATCGAAGAGGACCCTCCCTAGCTAACTCCTAATTCAATGCAAGGGGACCTCCCACCTCTCCCTCActtttgtagctttttttactcttttaaatatttgtaaagAGTTCTCCCTCTACTTGAGACAACCCATGCTTTACCATTGTTATTCTCAGATGCTGTAATGTCAATTACGGTCTGATATTTAAGAGGTGTTTGATGTTGTGATtatggttgatttttaaagtgtttttaattaaaaaatatattaaaaaaaatttttaaaaaaaaattatttaaaaaaggaaaagacagAACGAGCATAAAAAAAGAGGTAGTTTAAGCAATGATGCTTATTAGTCATGGCTGTTATTGGAGCCCTTCAAAAAACACTGGGCAAAGGCACTGGcactaaaaatcaaataaaattagaatttgatATTTCAATTGAATACTTTTTCATGTCACAAATCCTATGCCTTTTAACACATGTAATTAAAATCCCTATATCtttaaaatgaaaaccaaaaactacaaggaaaataatcAATCTAAAATACTTTGACTTTACGACTGCAAATAAACAGGTAAGACTGTATTGCTTCTGGATCCTCTAACAtgaccaaaagaaaagaaagttcttCTTGCTCTACCACTACAACCTTCAACCGGACTGACCTCGGTTAGTTGCCTGCTCTGCTGCACTATCTCTTGAATAGATAAATAAAGCTGCCAATCTGCTGACGAGTCCATTGAAAAAGACCTTCTGATGGGTTGAATCAATCCGAATTGATCATCTTTGCCTCTAGTATCAATGCATTCATCTCCCATGCTGGTAACCTTATTAAACTTCCTTGATTTCTTGTGACCAACTCTCTGCTCTATCGTCTTCGGCGAAGGACTAACTGAACGTGCTGATAACTCTCCTGAATTCAATCTTTCATGTGCTGCAAGCAATGTTTGATCTGTAGAGCTGTGATTACTTAACTCAATGACAACGTAATCTTCATCTCCGCCCATGGGACTTCCACTGTAAGGATTTGGATCTTGGGGTGAAGAGCTTGGAGCAATAACATAATCAATTGGGAATCTTGTGGTGCTCGAAATGCTTGTTCTACAGAGTGGGCAATTAGCATTGCTTTGAAGCCAAACATCAATGCAATCAATATGAAAAACATGGTTACAATTTGGTAAATTTCTTAGCCTCTCGGCTTCTTGAAACTCGTTCAAGCAAACTGCACACTCGCAGAAGTTTCTTTCGCCAAGGTTACTAAAACTGTTCCCTTCTTTCTTGAACTTAAATACTGGGATTGACCTTATCACTGACTCGTCAAGTCCACGCGACACTATTGCAGCAGGAGAGTAGGCCATCAAAGGGTCTTCGTGATTTCCATTTCTTGATAGGGATAATCGCCTTAGAAGATCGATACGGTGCCAATTCAGACAGCATTTGATGACAAAGATGTAATAGCTTACTAGCAAGAAAGCCGTGGCCAGAATTCCTATAATGGCAATGGCTATAATTGGGAAGCTTGTATCTGAAGAATGAGTACGAGGTCCAAAAATTGATGAGCCACCAGGACTTGTCATTGGTGGAAGAGATTGAGAGCCATAGCTTTTGCTTACAAGATCCATGAAATGGATGCGCTAAGCAGAGATGGCAAACCAACTGGCTCGTTTAGATCTTGAATATGATACACAACAACATTCAAATTAGTTATCGTAATGAACAAGGTCGAACCAAACTTAATTTATGAACTTGAAACCCAAAGAAACTCAAggtgataaagaaaaaagatttgaaaagggACATTAAGACGTGTGGTCTCAGGAAAGATGGAAGAACATGGAGAAGAGGGACAtgggagagaaaatcaaggtgtTATAAGTGGTATAAATGAGGGAAGGTGTTACATGGGGACATGAAAGCCTTGAAATTCAATGAAATTGTGCctgaaattattatatttttttattttaaaacagaaaGTCTGAGCTAAGAGTACGTAGTTGGTGAATTTCTCTCTTGTTCCCACGGGAGAGAGTGTCTCGATTAGTGTACCATTAGTTCTTAGTAACCATAATGTCTGGtgagctaattaattaataaatctaatgtaaataataaaagatgagAGTGGAGGCTGTATAGAATGGGCAGCTATCCACCGTCCAAGTGATCTGGTGGGGGGGCCTAACAAACACTATTCCTGGCCATACTTGAACTTGCAGttgaaaatgaatataaataCCACACCACATCTGAATCTGTTCAGGATGGCCAAGCGACCAAGACCTTTCACCTCTCGAATTGTAccagtaatttttattttttatttactcaaGTCTTGtcatttaattatcttttatttcattttgttccgaagaaaaataaaatcgttAGTGAGATCCTAGGATTTTATCTAAAATACGTAAGAGTTGAACCTTACAAAATATggatgagaattaaaaaaagtaaatgattTCACACTACATCTCATATTAAAAGGAGTATTGTGGttcaattgtattttaaaaaaatagttttaaattaatttttttttatgttttttaattttttttgatgtgttatatcaaaaaaaattaaaaatatatattattttaatgcatttctaaataaaaaatactttaaaaaataattcttatgaCTCTTAAACAAACACTATGTTTGAAACATATTTTGAGgttgaaaatattatatttatattttttttggatgattataatataaaaatattagagattagaatcaacaaaaacataattttacaaaaacactTGGAACATATTACCAACACACCTAAGCCTCTCatgcaaatggaaaaaaaaaattatccttaattaatttcattttttcaacaactgttttttttaattgtttccgGTCCTTGACCGAGTGAATGTGAGTTCTATGAAATgattaatcatgtttttattttaaggagGTTGACAACATGTAAGAGAGAACAATACATGTATCGCGATTGCAAATACATGAATAGTTATTATTTGGAAGTGTAGTTTAAGTAAAAATTagctaaattttaatttattttttatttaaaactatttttttatatttatattattttaatataaaaaataaattaaaaaaacacatattaaaaatgatatgaTATGACACAAAAAGGTCATGTGAATTGTAAGTGACAAGTCACTGTCAAAGATGCGATGCAAATAATGTTGTTGGTAATAGGTTGGCGAGGAAATGAGTATAGTTGCGCCATTGATTCGTTCTAGATTAGTTATCTACTAAGAGTGGGTATATGAATGTGATAGAGATTCGGGTTGGTACATGaagtctataaaaaaaaacatgaaaacgtgtatatatatatatatatatataactagtttatgtaggtgaaattgcataaatttcATAAACCTACTTCATTCTCAACCACATTCTTTGAGATTATAGTTGTGGTtacggttcaaagtgttttttgcttacaaatacattaaaatgagacttttttaatttttaaaaattattttttagatcaacacatcaaaacaatcgaaaaatataatttttataaaaaaaaaagtttttttgaaatttttttaaaacgtgGGTTGGACCGAGTTTCCAAACGGTCTCTAAATAGATAATCTCTGTTATACCATGAGTTTATTTAACtttctttacggtataaaaaaatatgctaaaacaatgcaagaatttttaaaaaagcaaaaacaaataaaatctagaACTCGAATTAATAactagattgagtttaataagtttGGGTAATTTAAtagtacaaataaaaaattacaacaatattaaataaaaataaaaaaatttgacaacaaaaaaaaggtcaaaaaaacCTGACTCGAGCGCATTCGAGTTAGCACGCTGAATACACGACTTGGTTGTGACACCAAGATGACCCTATCgaaaccaaattaaataaaatcatgaaattcaattatcaaataactcaatattattgaagggtaaaattaaaaaaaataaatataaaagcagcaaaaaaaaacttgagtcaaaccaggttaacctgctaaccccatagaaaggaaaacgaaaaaaaaaagagtatgaaaatcaattctaaatcaatcaaatgttaaataatgaaattaaaataaaaaaaatcaatttttttaaaaataaaatgtagaaggattttatctaataacaaattaaatgagaatgtgGTAACCCTATagaagcaaaatgaaaaaaaaatatccaaagctcaaattatgtcaaataaaatattgaagcacaaaattaaagaaaacaataatccaaaaaaggttaaaaaaataaactgaaccCCCTGAGTCATCATGTAAAATATGTGAATCCGTTGTGATACCTAGGTaaccacataaaaaacaaattgaataaaaacatgaagcttaatcattaaaaaaaaaaaaaacttaatgttaAAAGGCTAAATAATCTGAATCATTTCTAAAATTTGTGAAAAATccaattgaaagcaaaaaaaaaataacagagttcaatcttcaattaaataaatgttaaatgatgaaattgaaaaacacgagcttaaaaagaaggaaaaaacaacaaGTAAACTCGGGCAAATCTCCCAAACTAgagttaattttctaaatttacaaCTCATGAAATCTTAGTCATGGattcaatcaagaagtttaattctcGACTAATTCAATTATGAAGGatgaatctagaaaaaaaaatatcaatttaaaaaatgttacaggttaaaaaaatcaaaagaatgagaaaaaaatcttatagaaaaaaaatcaaaggataatgaaatcgtaaaaaaataatttttaaaattattctaataaaatagataacaatcaaaagaatatggactaattcttataaatgaaaaaaaataaagaatgatgaaactataaacaaaatttaattttataaattatttcaaacaaaaaaatagtaatcgAAATAAcacaaatgaaatttaaaaaacaaattgaaggatTGCTTTGAAAAATTAGAGGGTCATGTactaaaattaaagagaagagagagaaaagaagaaaaaaaaattattagtgtcAAATGAATGTCTGTTGGTCATACAAACCTCTTGGGAATGAAGGCGTTGCCGAAACGATTCAAATATCATATCAGAAGCCATTGTTTGGCTACTGGACGACATCTTATACGCCATCTAAATGGCGATGACATCTCCTATACTCGTGagccattttttttaagaaaatatatttaatatttattaaaatatcaaattgtctttCACTCtcttgattataacaaaaaaaaacaagttaaaaatacaaaaaagcccGTAAGCTTCAACTTAAagggtaatttagtcattttattatatttaaaataataaaaaaagattaatttgtcCGAGTCAATTTAATAATGACCAATGGATTATATGTAAAAGACTATATTACCTCTAATAACTAGTTGATTCTGTttgagaatgaaaaaataattattatactaTTCTAATTCACTGTAATGCGCCCAGTCTAAGGTCACAATGGTTTATTGatcatttttaggttttttatattgTCAAATGAAAAGTTAATCTCtggatgattttatttaaaaacaaagaagtacTTATGAAAGGATATAACTCTTTTCTAAAAagacacaattttattttaaatagagtCTTAATTAACACGTAGTACactcaactttttatttatcatacaCACAACTTTCCATTAACTCCAACAGTTAATTTTTATCTTGAACACACTTCATCAACTGTCCACCAGCTAGAAACATGatcatttgtttcttcttctttttcctgttCTTTCGAGAATTCTCATCATGCCTATGGTGATGAGTTAACAAGAGAACTTGGTGAATTATATCAGCTCATATTCTAATCACAGCAACGTTATTTAATCAAACGAATGAAGCAATTAACGAGTAACAAGATTCGTGGGCAGTACACGAGCTTTCCTTTTTGAATGgtaataattcaaaagaaactTGACTTTTCATACACTCATCATCCATTCTCAATCTTCTTAAAGCAAAAGGTCTCCATAGCCCACATGCAAGCCACCATCATGAACAATATTGTTCACCTTCCCTTGACTGCAAAATACATACAGATTACACGTATATCTAACATTGCATTTACTTCCACAGGGCCTCCTCCCAAACATTACACATTAAAATCTTTCATGGGGGATCTTTAGATTTTCGAGTGGGTCACAAAGACAGGACCTTTTTGTCAACAAATTAAAGGGCTGATGATATCATCACCAGTGAGCATAGGCGGAGGTATGGCAAAGGCTGGGGTGGGCTTTAGCCtaggtcaagattttatcaatatttttttattagttttatgtaaaaaaaattcgtaattttcaattaaattatcaaaaaattctgaaaatttgcgTGGAGCCTTTTAATATTATgctttagcttgggttaaaatttcagaatttttagagaaatttaaaaatttgatgaaaaatcacaatttgaccagttttacgttattggacgtaattttcaatccaacaatcagatcgagctgaaattttacgagggatcttaaaatatgttgaataaaatctggttaaaattttagaatgaacggagcttggtagtgctaacaaaaaaaaaggaccgtcaaataaaagcaaaatgactcattaagagtaaaatggttatttgccattaaaaaataaaacaaatcagctcctccttttttttatatgtttccgactgggcagaagcagaataaaaaaataaaaaaataaaaggcgagagagaaatagaaaaaagtaagggaaaaacataaaaaaaaatctaaggaaaaaaataaaaaaagtgaaagaataacctcgtaaacttacaaagttcaacttataaaacactaatctaggaaagaatcaagtgaaggaaggaggaaatgaaagagagaaaaaatttaattactttgtttttcagttgacatgatattgttattttatcccggttgatGGGTTattacaatatcgattcagattcgattatagatgaattatattccacaaaacatcaaaggatgtaactttaatagtgagtttatttttactttcgctttaattttatgtacttttaaatttattttttaatattttgggtagtgtacgtatttgaattaaaactttattgttaacttcaaaaattcatgtatatgaattaataatcgatcttaaaaatatttatatatttatttaatagcctaggataaaaaaaattcctggcTCCGCCCTCGCCAGTGAGCTAGGGAAGTCAACAATCCATGCTTGCGTATTGATGACAATTGTAGAAAGATCACAAAGGCCAGTCATAAAATCAGTCTTCAACTTCAAAGAATGTGAATTCTATAGTCAAAGTTTGCAGCCCCTGACGAAAGAAACTTCGGCTacctttttctagttttttccaACGTTTTGTTCGTATCAACCTGGACGTCTAGTTTTTTCCAACAATTGTTCGTATCAAAGAATGTTTTCCTCGGTAACCAAGCAGATTTGATTATGCTTGATGGTGGGGCGGATAAGACCTTGTGCAGATGAGTCCCCTTGCGtgacatgttttttcttcatgtgGCTGCAAGAGTTCAAAttcatgtctatatatatagattCTTGGTTAGATTTTCCTGATTAGTTTCTTGATGGTTTTCTCTCTTTGTTGTGACAGTGGAAGCGCATTCAACACCGCTAGGAATTTGTGCATGTTTGGTAATTTCAGGTAACCTTGTTCTGCAAGTCAGTCCCTTGGAATTCGCAAGGATGCAAGGCCAGCCCGAAGacccaaaaatgaaaaatcatgttttttacaaTGTGGTGGTACCAATTTGTcaggttttttctttatttatttatttgtttttaatagagCTCTGAAGTTATATGTGTCAGTTGACTCTTCCTGTCTGTTATATTTCTAAAatcgaaaaatatttatttacttgtgACTGAAAATGTTGCTCgcaaaatataattatggaGCCAGAGAATTAGTGCCCTTTGTTTACCACCATGGACAAAATCCCGGGGATCATATCACGTGGGTGCTTACGTTGCAGTCACGTGATTGCAAGCAAGATTATTTTTGCAAGCTAGCGATAACGCTTCCAGCCCTTCCTTCTTTCGGTTCTGCCAGTTCTCGAATTTTACCACTTTACCACAGAAGGATGGGATGGCACGTGGTTACACGTGCTCTGCATAGAAGCCGTCCAAGCAATCGTTACACGAGTTTATCTCAATTCTCACAGATCAGTCAACTCCGTCAAAATTCAAAGGTTGACAAATTGAGGACAATTGATTCTTTGGTTGAAATCTCctgtattttctttctttgacccAAACAAGTTTACAGTAAACAATGGCTCTTACCACTCCAACTCTTATCCGATCGTCTATTATTaccttcttttttgttaattgctTATGTGAGTGACGTTTGAACTATATTTACGATTATATATGcggtttaattggtttgatttttttaagtgtgcTAGCATATATATAGAGTGAGAGATTAAGTTTGTGCATCTTATGTCTTGGAAAATAActgaaattaaatttctttctaattaaaTCTTAAGCAATCTTCCTatgttaataaaacaaatatttttcaataaataattggTCCAGACGGTAGTGATCTCTACTTTAAAAAGTTAGAACACaagtttaactcttttttttaattaacgtgggtgtcctaGGTAGCTTGCGCGGACCTCGACTAATCCAACGgcccctgaaattaacgatcatgcaAACCTCCAGTAGCCTTGAGGTTTGTTAAACTCAAACAAGTGGTCTCTAGGAATCAAATCTAGAGTTTGACCAGTTGAATTATATCTCTTAAGGTTACACTTccgacccaaaaaaaaatagtctcaGGTTCAACATGTTTGGAAAAAcccttgatttaaaaaaaaaacatttttattaccTATTTAAAAGGGTGAAACCGTATTTAAAAGGGTGAAAATCTTAGATGATGATGTAAAAAATTCTCCCacttattaatcaaatattgtaattgtaatgtaACGAGGTGGCACTAAAATATTGACACGTCGTCTTGGTAATGAAATGAAcagatattttcatataaacaaATACTTCTTCCATCCCAGATTAagtaataattgaataaaatgatagattattttttcaattataaaagatATTCTTTCCataagaataatatattttaaaaatcttatgaatcgaaagattaaattttttaaaataaatcat is a window encoding:
- the LOC18101600 gene encoding RING-H2 finger protein ATL16 is translated as MDLVSKSYGSQSLPPMTSPGGSSIFGPRTHSSDTSFPIIAIAIIGILATAFLLVSYYIFVIKCCLNWHRIDLLRRLSLSRNGNHEDPLMAYSPAAIVSRGLDESVIRSIPVFKFKKEGNSFSNLGERNFCECAVCLNEFQEAERLRNLPNCNHVFHIDCIDVWLQSNANCPLCRTSISSTTRFPIDYVIAPSSSPQDPNPYSGSPMGGDEDYVVIELSNHSSTDQTLLAAHERLNSGELSARSVSPSPKTIEQRVGHKKSRKFNKVTSMGDECIDTRGKDDQFGLIQPIRRSFSMDSSADWQLYLSIQEIVQQSRQLTEVSPVEGCSGRARRTFFSFGHVRGSRSNTVLPVYLQS